A single Gemmatimonadales bacterium DNA region contains:
- a CDS encoding polysaccharide biosynthesis tyrosine autokinase encodes MLEHPLAVRSRPAAVSAVVEPPAARRADDVTVASVWSVIRRSRGLVFLCVTLIVGLIGAYTFFWARPVYEATAALRFEEEEVNLPELVRRLSTESQVSTEVEVLQSRALAEDVIERFGLRLVVTRPRKLPRSMFFGGIMVSDSAAPGEFALIRQPDSSFVLEDRQAERTMGVVHAGDRISVGGATFTLLPAARSEAAIRFAVVDPDAAVKAFSGAMKVSRPTRDANIVTLTFHDADPELVAAVPNFMAGRFIAERQEIKKTKARSTVRFLHEQLDTLSQQLAAAESQLRAFREKEKVVSLPDEAKGQVERLTNLHEERAGLEAERAALAQLLQEAASQPADRSPGAPSPMRRLAAFPTLINNSTVATLLKSLTEVETQRAALLERRTPADPDVQALDARVREVDEQLGAITTTYLQGLTGQVSALDQSLADLGRDLKKVPAKEVEYGRLQRTPTILQDMYNLLETKLKEAEIAQGVDDPSIGVVDPAVRPELPIRPRPARYLAAAVLLGLMLGIGLALGRDFSNKAVRSRADVYQVTGMPVLGFIPRIRRARSRRFQRSHPPLQFAPSEVHAARLRVGRSRMPSPLGARLVGAADGASDAAVEEAYARLEANILFSRPDEPLRTIMFTSPLPGEGKTLTAANLAITLGRRGARVLLIDADLRAGVIHRLFDGAKGIGLAETLAGRVRLADAVRTVSLGPRGSLDVLGRGGRPSFPSSLLASRGMRELLEEAKAQYEVVVLDSPPLNVVTDAALLASHVDGLILVARAWVTDLDALGYAVEQLRSARAPALGVLLNDIDPRRDAVYDGAYRYLERAEAYYYATTAGVS; translated from the coding sequence ATGCTCGAGCATCCCCTGGCCGTCCGGTCCCGACCGGCGGCGGTCTCGGCCGTGGTGGAGCCCCCGGCCGCACGCCGCGCCGATGACGTCACCGTCGCCTCCGTGTGGAGCGTCATCCGCCGGAGCCGCGGGCTCGTGTTTCTCTGCGTCACGCTCATCGTCGGGCTGATCGGCGCGTACACCTTCTTCTGGGCGCGGCCCGTCTACGAGGCGACGGCGGCACTCCGGTTCGAGGAGGAGGAGGTTAACCTCCCCGAGCTGGTTCGCCGTCTCTCCACCGAGAGCCAGGTGAGCACGGAAGTCGAGGTGTTGCAGAGCCGGGCGCTGGCCGAGGACGTAATCGAGCGCTTCGGGCTCCGGCTCGTGGTCACCCGGCCGCGCAAACTCCCCCGCTCGATGTTTTTCGGCGGCATCATGGTGAGCGACTCCGCCGCCCCCGGTGAGTTCGCCCTCATCCGCCAGCCGGACAGCAGCTTCGTCCTCGAGGACCGGCAGGCCGAGCGGACCATGGGCGTGGTGCACGCGGGGGACCGGATTTCGGTGGGCGGCGCCACGTTCACGCTCCTGCCCGCGGCGCGCTCCGAGGCGGCGATCCGCTTTGCCGTCGTGGACCCGGACGCCGCCGTGAAAGCGTTCTCCGGCGCAATGAAGGTGTCCCGCCCGACGCGGGACGCCAACATCGTGACGCTCACCTTCCACGACGCCGACCCCGAGCTCGTCGCCGCGGTGCCCAACTTCATGGCCGGCCGGTTCATCGCCGAGCGGCAGGAGATCAAGAAGACCAAGGCGCGGAGCACGGTGCGGTTCCTCCACGAGCAGCTCGACACGCTCTCGCAGCAGCTCGCGGCGGCCGAATCACAATTGCGCGCGTTCCGCGAAAAAGAGAAGGTCGTGAGCCTTCCCGACGAGGCGAAGGGTCAGGTCGAGCGGCTCACCAACCTGCACGAGGAGCGGGCGGGCCTCGAGGCGGAGCGCGCCGCGCTGGCGCAACTGCTCCAGGAAGCGGCCAGTCAGCCGGCGGATCGTTCGCCCGGCGCGCCTTCGCCGATGCGGCGCCTTGCTGCGTTCCCCACGCTCATCAACAACAGCACGGTCGCGACGCTGCTCAAGTCGCTCACGGAGGTGGAGACCCAGCGCGCCGCGCTGCTCGAGCGGCGCACGCCGGCCGATCCGGACGTGCAGGCGCTCGACGCGCGCGTGCGCGAGGTGGACGAGCAGCTCGGTGCCATCACCACGACCTATCTCCAGGGCCTCACGGGACAGGTGAGCGCGCTCGACCAGTCGCTCGCGGACCTGGGGCGCGATCTCAAGAAGGTGCCGGCGAAAGAAGTGGAGTACGGTCGCCTCCAGCGTACGCCGACGATTCTGCAGGACATGTACAACCTGCTCGAGACCAAGCTCAAGGAAGCCGAGATCGCGCAGGGAGTTGACGACCCGAGCATCGGCGTGGTCGACCCCGCGGTGCGGCCGGAGCTGCCCATCCGGCCGCGGCCCGCGCGCTATCTCGCCGCCGCCGTGCTGCTCGGTCTCATGCTCGGCATCGGCCTGGCGCTGGGCCGCGATTTCAGCAACAAGGCGGTGCGGAGCCGCGCCGATGTCTATCAGGTGACCGGGATGCCGGTGCTCGGCTTCATTCCGCGCATCCGCCGCGCGCGGAGCCGCCGGTTCCAGCGCTCCCATCCGCCGCTCCAGTTCGCACCGTCCGAGGTGCACGCCGCGCGGCTTCGCGTCGGCCGCTCCCGGATGCCGAGCCCGCTCGGTGCGCGGCTCGTGGGGGCGGCGGACGGTGCGAGCGACGCCGCGGTGGAGGAGGCGTATGCCCGGCTCGAGGCCAACATCCTCTTTTCCCGTCCCGACGAGCCGCTCCGCACCATCATGTTCACCAGCCCGCTGCCGGGCGAAGGTAAGACGCTCACCGCCGCGAACCTTGCCATCACGCTCGGACGGCGCGGCGCGCGCGTGCTCCTCATCGACGCCGATCTTCGCGCCGGCGTGATCCACCGGCTCTTCGATGGCGCCAAGGGCATCGGCCTCGCCGAGACGCTCGCCGGCCGGGTGCGCCTGGCCGACGCGGTGCGCACGGTGTCGCTCGGGCCGCGCGGCAGCCTCGACGTGCTCGGGCGCGGGGGCCGGCCCTCGTTCCCGAGCTCGCTGCTCGCCTCGCGCGGGATGCGCGAGCTGCTGGAGGAGGCCAAGGCGCAGTACGAAGTGGTGGTGCTCGATTCGCCGCCGCTCAACGTGGTGACCGACGCCGCGCTGCTCGCGAGCCACGTCGACGGGCTCATCCTCGTCGCCCGCGCCTGGGTGACCGATCTCGACGCGCTGGGCTACGCAGTGGAGCAGCTCCGCTCGGCCCGCGCGCCCGCGCTCGGCGTGCTGCTCAACGACATCGATCCCCGGCGCGACGCCGTGTACGACGGCGCATACCGCTACCTCGAGCGCGCCGAGGCGTACTACTACGCGACCACGGCAGGCGTGAGCTGA